The following are from one region of the Natronosporangium hydrolyticum genome:
- a CDS encoding hemerythrin domain-containing protein, which translates to MAEGEQARLVAWTWELHSVHDRLRDALAVTREAVAAGAPAEPATRDLLLFCHGFCAALAAHHEGEDRQLFPAIAEQYPELREALRYLQQDHSMIEHLLGGLQAAVARAAPPEELSRHLEGLAAIMESHFRYEERQLRQVLATLALDAEPGAVLGPLWAPSPAAADP; encoded by the coding sequence GTGGCTGAGGGCGAGCAGGCCAGGCTGGTGGCCTGGACTTGGGAGCTGCACAGCGTCCACGATCGACTGCGTGATGCGCTCGCGGTGACCCGGGAGGCGGTGGCCGCTGGTGCGCCAGCGGAGCCTGCGACCAGGGATCTGCTGTTGTTCTGCCACGGCTTCTGCGCGGCGTTGGCGGCCCATCATGAGGGCGAGGATCGGCAGCTGTTTCCGGCGATCGCCGAGCAGTATCCGGAGCTCCGCGAGGCGCTGCGATACCTACAGCAGGATCACTCCATGATCGAGCACCTACTCGGCGGCCTCCAGGCGGCGGTGGCTCGGGCCGCCCCGCCCGAGGAGCTGTCCCGGCACCTGGAGGGCCTGGCAGCGATCATGGAGTCGCACTTCCGGTACGAGGAACGCCAGCTCCGGCAGGTGTTGGCGACCTTGGCCCTGGATGCCGAACCCGGCGCCGTGTTGGGGCCGTTGTGGGCTCCGAGCCCGGCTGCGGCCGACCCCTGA
- a CDS encoding ABC transporter permease — protein MAYGAISYAIALKTGSAAITQAAFPIFFPFLFLAPSFGPRESMSGWVQAVAQFNPVTYVIEAQRALVLTGWDSGRVAAGSQLSE, from the coding sequence CTGGCCTACGGTGCGATCAGCTACGCGATCGCGCTAAAGACCGGCAGCGCCGCCATCACCCAGGCCGCTTTCCCGATCTTCTTCCCGTTCCTGTTTCTCGCGCCGTCGTTCGGACCCCGCGAGTCCATGAGCGGGTGGGTGCAGGCGGTAGCCCAGTTCAACCCGGTCACCTACGTCATCGAGGCGCAACGCGCCCTTGTCCTGACCGGCTGGGACAGCGGCCGGGTCGCCGCGGGTTCGCAGCTATCGGAGTGA
- a CDS encoding FAD-binding oxidoreductase yields the protein MDGPVVLAGDEGYDEERSGFELTVTHHPAVIVGVTRAADVVEAVRWAADRGLPVAVQATGHGASVPADDAVLLNTRRLDGVSVDPVAGTATIEAGVRWERVIAAAEPHGLVPLSGSAPFVGAVSFTLGGGLGLMSRAHGLAWDHVVAFDVVTADGQLRHVTPDNEPDLFWGVRGSKGNLGIVTSLTVRLFPVERIYGGRLFLDGEHLRAALDTWTGWTATLDDETSTSFFMTQFPQDDTLPESLNGRYVLQIRLAYVGTDLEVGRRRFAELRDALPPAFQDTLAVLPYRESGSVHGDPPSPVPSQSRTVRLARPDAGLLDVLVERAGSGSVFGVEVRLLGGALDRAAPVPGAARRPRGAVLNVYVASLVPEPAEAPAIAAAQQAFLDALAPWSVPGAELNFLAGVNTGVHLTRDAYLPEDYERLRQLKARWDPQNRFCFNPNIPPADS from the coding sequence GTGGACGGACCAGTGGTCCTCGCTGGCGACGAGGGGTACGACGAGGAACGGTCCGGGTTCGAGCTGACCGTTACGCATCATCCGGCGGTCATCGTGGGTGTCACCCGCGCGGCCGACGTCGTCGAAGCTGTGCGGTGGGCCGCCGACCGAGGCTTGCCGGTGGCGGTCCAGGCCACCGGCCACGGCGCCTCGGTTCCGGCCGATGATGCGGTGCTCCTCAACACCCGTCGCCTGGACGGGGTCAGCGTCGACCCAGTGGCGGGCACGGCGACTATCGAGGCGGGCGTCCGGTGGGAGCGAGTCATCGCCGCGGCCGAGCCGCACGGCCTGGTTCCGCTGAGCGGGTCGGCGCCGTTCGTCGGCGCCGTCTCGTTCACGCTGGGCGGTGGCCTCGGCCTGATGTCCCGCGCCCACGGCCTGGCCTGGGACCACGTCGTGGCGTTCGACGTGGTCACCGCTGACGGCCAGCTGCGCCACGTCACCCCGGATAACGAGCCGGACCTCTTCTGGGGGGTGCGCGGGAGCAAGGGCAACCTCGGGATTGTCACCTCCCTGACCGTCCGGCTGTTTCCCGTCGAGCGAATCTACGGCGGCCGCCTCTTTCTCGACGGCGAACACTTGCGGGCGGCTCTGGACACCTGGACGGGATGGACGGCGACTCTGGACGACGAGACATCGACGTCGTTTTTCATGACCCAGTTCCCGCAGGACGACACACTGCCGGAGTCGCTCAACGGCCGTTACGTGCTACAGATCCGGTTGGCATACGTGGGGACCGACCTGGAAGTCGGCCGCCGACGCTTCGCGGAGTTGCGTGATGCCCTGCCCCCGGCGTTCCAGGACACGCTCGCTGTCCTGCCCTACCGCGAGTCCGGCAGCGTCCACGGCGACCCACCGTCCCCGGTTCCTAGCCAAAGCCGCACGGTGCGGCTCGCCCGCCCGGACGCGGGGCTGCTCGACGTCCTGGTAGAGCGGGCGGGGTCGGGGTCGGTGTTCGGCGTGGAGGTGCGGCTGTTGGGCGGCGCCCTGGACCGAGCGGCCCCCGTACCGGGAGCAGCCCGCCGCCCGCGCGGTGCAGTCCTGAACGTCTACGTGGCGTCCCTTGTGCCCGAGCCGGCAGAGGCACCCGCCATCGCCGCCGCGCAGCAGGCCTTCCTCGACGCCCTTGCGCCCTGGTCGGTACCGGGCGCGGAGCTGAACTTCCTCGCCGGGGTAAACACCGGCGTTCACCTGACCCGCGACGCGTACCTGCCCGAGGATTACGAACGGCTGCGCCAGCTCAAGGCACGCTGGGATCCCCAGAACCGCTTCTGCTTCAACCCGAACATTCCACCGGCGGACAGCTGA
- a CDS encoding cytochrome P450, whose protein sequence is MREDPAAIAGAIEELLRCYPSSNDGLLRVATRDVVLGTTPVPADAAVLPLVCAASRDPKYFPEPDRIDVDRVADRSIAFGSAPHACPAADLARTVLSVGMGALLARFPGVRLAAPVDDVEHHSNLLPLGIRALPVHL, encoded by the coding sequence CTGCGCGAAGACCCGGCCGCCATCGCCGGCGCGATCGAGGAACTGCTGCGCTGCTATCCGTCGAGCAACGACGGCCTGCTGCGGGTGGCTACCCGCGACGTGGTACTCGGGACGACGCCGGTTCCCGCGGACGCGGCGGTGCTCCCGCTGGTCTGCGCAGCCTCCCGCGACCCGAAGTACTTCCCGGAGCCGGACCGGATCGATGTTGACCGCGTCGCGGACCGCAGCATCGCCTTCGGTTCCGCCCCGCACGCCTGCCCGGCCGCCGACCTGGCCCGGACGGTGTTGTCGGTCGGTATGGGCGCATTGCTTGCCCGATTCCCGGGCGTCCGTCTGGCAGCGCCAGTTGACGATGTCGAGCACCACAGCAATCTTCTGCCACTGGGCATCCGCGCGCTGCCGGTACACCTGTGA
- a CDS encoding VOC family protein, with protein sequence MPSPTASAKLSMFGIVADDLPKTLAFYRRLGLDIPPEADQAPHVEVTLPGGLRLAWDPAETVRSFDSQWQPPAGGSHRFALAFEYDGPAAVDAAYDDLVSAGYEGHLPPWNAPWGQRYATVKDPDGNAVDLFSAL encoded by the coding sequence ATGCCCAGCCCCACCGCATCGGCGAAGCTCTCCATGTTCGGGATCGTCGCCGATGATCTTCCTAAGACGCTCGCGTTCTACCGGCGTCTCGGCCTAGATATCCCACCGGAGGCGGACCAGGCGCCGCACGTCGAGGTGACGCTTCCCGGCGGTCTGCGCCTAGCCTGGGACCCTGCCGAGACGGTTCGGTCGTTCGACTCCCAGTGGCAGCCCCCGGCCGGCGGCAGCCACCGCTTCGCGCTCGCCTTCGAGTACGACGGCCCCGCTGCGGTAGACGCAGCCTACGACGACCTCGTCAGCGCCGGCTACGAGGGTCACCTGCCGCCCTGGAACGCACCGTGGGGCCAGCGCTACGCCACCGTCAAGGACCCTGACGGCAACGCCGTAGACCTGTTCTCGGCGCTCTGA
- a CDS encoding phytanoyl-CoA dioxygenase family protein yields the protein MSHQADQTFVPPPWPWYALVADSMWMVDEFTPENGATRLVPNSV from the coding sequence GTGAGCCACCAAGCCGATCAGACGTTCGTACCACCGCCCTGGCCGTGGTATGCGCTCGTCGCCGACAGCATGTGGATGGTCGACGAGTTCACCCCAGAGAACGGGGCGACGCGGCTCGTTCCGAACAGTGTGTGA
- a CDS encoding pyridoxamine 5'-phosphate oxidase family protein, translated as MASWGEFAAAAPRLAGRARALLEQYGPGLAYLATIRSDGGPRVHPVAPVIAGDGLFCFLLRSPKRRDLERDGRYALHSFPPELTDDEAYLAGRASPVRDSTRAAELARRFSASGQVDWRLFELSVEVAMVGHPSPPTPAGTLPAAGYRPGPTHQVWRANQPVRHAPAPRASPVATG; from the coding sequence ATGGCATCTTGGGGGGAGTTCGCCGCCGCCGCACCGAGGCTGGCGGGGCGGGCGCGGGCACTGCTGGAGCAGTACGGGCCGGGCCTGGCTTATCTGGCCACCATCCGGTCCGATGGTGGCCCGCGGGTGCACCCGGTGGCACCGGTGATCGCGGGAGATGGCTTGTTCTGCTTTCTGTTGCGCTCGCCGAAACGCCGAGACCTGGAGCGCGACGGGAGATATGCGCTGCACTCGTTTCCGCCGGAGCTGACCGATGACGAGGCTTATCTCGCAGGTCGGGCGAGTCCGGTGCGGGATTCTACCCGGGCCGCGGAGCTGGCGCGCCGGTTCAGCGCCTCGGGGCAGGTCGACTGGCGGCTGTTCGAGCTCTCCGTCGAGGTGGCGATGGTCGGTCACCCATCGCCGCCGACGCCGGCCGGAACCCTGCCCGCTGCCGGCTACCGCCCCGGCCCCACCCACCAGGTGTGGCGCGCTAACCAGCCGGTGAGGCATGCTCCCGCCCCACGTGCATCGCCGGTGGCAACCGGGTAG
- the dcd gene encoding dCTP deaminase translates to MLLSDRDLLVEIKHGGLRLDPFDPELLQPSSIDVRLDRIFRVFNNHLYTHIDPAIRQDDLTAAVEVADGDPFVLHPGEFVLASTLEVITLGDQLAGRLEGKSSLGRLGLLTHSTAGFIDPGFSGHVTLELSNVATLPIKLWPGMKIGQLCIFRLSSPAENPYGSAVYGSRYQDQRGPTPSRAWQNWRTWPTR, encoded by the coding sequence GTGCTGCTCTCCGACCGTGACCTGCTCGTCGAAATCAAACACGGCGGGCTGCGCCTCGATCCGTTCGACCCGGAGCTGCTCCAGCCTTCGAGTATCGACGTCCGGCTCGACCGGATTTTCCGAGTCTTCAACAACCACCTCTACACCCACATCGACCCGGCAATACGGCAGGACGACCTGACCGCGGCGGTCGAAGTCGCCGACGGGGACCCGTTCGTGCTGCACCCGGGTGAGTTCGTGCTCGCCTCGACGCTCGAAGTGATCACCCTTGGGGATCAGCTCGCGGGCCGGCTGGAGGGCAAGAGCAGCCTCGGGCGACTCGGCCTGCTCACCCACTCCACCGCGGGCTTCATCGACCCGGGCTTCTCCGGTCACGTGACCCTTGAGTTGTCGAACGTCGCGACGCTGCCGATCAAGCTGTGGCCGGGCATGAAGATCGGCCAGCTCTGCATCTTCCGGCTCTCCTCCCCGGCGGAGAATCCGTACGGGTCCGCGGTCTACGGCTCGCGGTACCAGGATCAGCGTGGGCCTACCCCGAGCCGCGCCTGGCAGAACTGGCGTACCTGGCCCACCCGCTGA
- a CDS encoding C40 family peptidase — protein sequence MTRSLLSIMAAAVVAVPVIFAGPAYAQDSPEELQSQIDDAWRELEPIIEEHNAIRIELEERQEEAEELEEKIEPLQLQVDLARAEISDIALYNFKGGNVTAFKALLTTGSPLTFAEQLTALDQFARAQQGKILKVLETKEAYETEQEELDALVAELTATEEDLAERADEIDAEIDRLEDLREEALANAAPDTSAPAVSGSGNCPSGANAVMAFACAQLGKPYGWGTAGPDTFDCSGLTMRAWEQAGASLPHNAAAQRNATRQVDRTDLQPGDLVFYHSGLSHVGLYAGNGWIVHAPQAGNPVRMMQIDQMPIHSYGRP from the coding sequence ATGACCCGTTCACTTCTCTCCATCATGGCCGCCGCGGTCGTCGCGGTGCCGGTCATCTTCGCCGGTCCGGCCTACGCGCAAGACTCCCCCGAGGAGCTCCAGTCGCAGATCGACGACGCCTGGCGCGAGCTGGAGCCGATCATCGAGGAGCACAACGCGATCCGGATCGAGCTCGAGGAGCGCCAGGAAGAGGCCGAGGAGCTCGAGGAGAAGATCGAGCCGCTGCAGCTGCAGGTCGACCTGGCTCGGGCTGAAATTTCCGACATCGCCCTCTACAACTTCAAGGGGGGCAACGTCACCGCCTTCAAGGCGCTACTGACCACCGGCTCCCCGCTCACCTTCGCCGAGCAGCTGACCGCGCTCGACCAGTTCGCGCGCGCCCAGCAGGGCAAGATCCTGAAGGTCCTGGAGACCAAGGAAGCGTACGAGACCGAGCAGGAGGAGCTCGACGCGCTGGTGGCCGAGCTGACCGCGACTGAGGAAGACCTCGCCGAGCGGGCAGATGAGATCGACGCCGAGATCGACCGGCTGGAGGATCTCCGGGAGGAGGCGCTCGCCAACGCCGCCCCCGACACCTCGGCGCCAGCGGTCAGTGGCTCGGGCAACTGCCCCAGCGGCGCCAACGCCGTGATGGCCTTCGCCTGCGCTCAGCTGGGCAAGCCGTACGGCTGGGGCACCGCGGGTCCGGACACCTTCGACTGCTCCGGGCTGACCATGCGGGCCTGGGAGCAGGCCGGGGCGAGCCTGCCGCACAACGCGGCCGCGCAGCGCAACGCCACCCGACAGGTCGATCGAACTGATCTTCAACCCGGTGACCTCGTCTTCTACCACAGCGGGCTGAGCCACGTCGGTCTCTACGCCGGCAACGGCTGGATCGTCCACGCCCCCCAGGCGGGTAATCCGGTGAGGATGATGCAGATCGACCAGATGCCGATCCACAGCTATGGCCGACCGTAG
- a CDS encoding (Fe-S)-binding protein gives MGAVQILSTVVAYLVTVVAVAFAVRAARRMVAVIRLGQPDPSRFDDRRGRTATMLRETLGHTRMLKWSVVGVAHWFVMVAFILLASLVVAAYFEVLDPTRTLPIVGGWTIFGLVTEVLSVLGVLAIGLLIVVRLLNLPRRRSWSRFAGSTSWQAYYVEYTILAVLVVGLLVRGTKAADGALAYPVWAAPVSHALGGVMPASGDLISLLALLKILISMAWVIVISTHVTMGVAWHRFTAFPNIYFKRSGDAAPALGALKPMTTGGEPIDFETADPETDQFGVAEVEQFSWKGLLDFTTCTECGRCQDQCPAWHTGKPLSPKLVVLSLRDHAYAKAPYLLAGGGKSPAGEEKASAEQLASVPASALAEAQRSLIGGAEEAGIIDPDALWACTTCGACVEQCPVDIEHVDHIVDLRRHQVMIESSFPPEAGAMLRNLENKGNPWGAANKAREDWTKGLDFEVPRVGDGSANDFEYLFWVGCAGALEDRAKKTTRAVATLLHQAGVNFAILGEGETCTGDPARRIGNEFLFQMFAEQNVETLNEAFGDRSRPNRKIVATCPHCFNTLGNEYSQFGGEYEVIHHTQLLSQLVGDGRLTPIRSVAGGLTWHDPCYLGRHNQVYEPPRELLGDALVEMPRNSERSFCCGAGGARMWMEERIGKRINTDRAEEAIATGAGTVAVGCPFCYTMLGDGVAGAQAGQESQVEVVDVATVLLRANADSAT, from the coding sequence GTGGGCGCCGTCCAGATCCTCTCTACCGTCGTCGCGTACCTGGTGACCGTGGTCGCGGTGGCGTTCGCGGTGCGTGCGGCCCGGCGGATGGTCGCGGTGATCCGGCTCGGGCAGCCCGACCCATCCCGGTTCGACGACCGCCGCGGCCGGACCGCGACGATGCTGCGGGAGACCCTCGGCCACACCCGGATGTTGAAGTGGTCGGTGGTGGGGGTCGCCCACTGGTTCGTGATGGTGGCCTTCATCCTGCTCGCGTCGCTCGTCGTCGCCGCCTACTTCGAGGTGCTGGACCCCACCAGGACGCTGCCGATCGTCGGCGGCTGGACCATCTTCGGCCTGGTCACCGAGGTGCTGAGCGTGCTCGGGGTGCTGGCGATCGGACTGCTGATCGTGGTTCGGCTGCTGAACCTCCCACGCCGCCGCAGCTGGTCCCGGTTCGCCGGCTCGACCTCCTGGCAGGCCTACTACGTCGAGTACACGATCCTCGCGGTGCTGGTCGTGGGGCTGCTGGTCCGCGGCACCAAGGCGGCCGACGGGGCGCTCGCCTACCCGGTGTGGGCGGCGCCGGTCAGTCACGCCCTCGGCGGCGTGATGCCGGCGAGCGGCGATCTGATCAGCTTGCTCGCGTTGCTCAAGATTCTCATCTCGATGGCGTGGGTGATCGTGATCTCCACCCACGTGACCATGGGGGTGGCGTGGCACCGGTTCACCGCCTTCCCCAACATCTACTTCAAGCGCTCCGGCGACGCCGCCCCGGCGTTGGGCGCGCTCAAACCGATGACCACCGGCGGCGAGCCGATCGACTTCGAAACGGCCGACCCCGAGACCGACCAGTTCGGCGTGGCCGAGGTCGAGCAGTTCAGCTGGAAAGGGCTGCTCGACTTCACCACCTGCACCGAGTGTGGCCGCTGCCAGGACCAGTGCCCGGCCTGGCACACCGGCAAGCCGCTCTCCCCCAAGTTGGTCGTGCTGAGCCTGCGCGACCACGCGTACGCCAAGGCGCCGTACCTGCTCGCTGGCGGGGGCAAGAGCCCGGCCGGGGAGGAAAAGGCCTCGGCCGAGCAGTTGGCGAGCGTGCCCGCGTCGGCGCTGGCGGAGGCGCAACGGTCGCTGATCGGCGGCGCCGAGGAGGCCGGGATCATCGACCCGGACGCGCTGTGGGCCTGCACCACCTGCGGGGCGTGCGTGGAGCAGTGCCCGGTCGACATCGAGCATGTCGACCACATCGTCGATCTGCGCCGGCACCAGGTGATGATCGAGTCGAGCTTCCCGCCCGAAGCGGGGGCGATGCTGCGCAATCTGGAAAACAAGGGCAATCCGTGGGGGGCGGCGAACAAGGCCCGGGAGGACTGGACCAAAGGCCTCGACTTCGAGGTGCCGCGGGTCGGCGACGGTTCGGCGAACGACTTCGAGTACCTGTTCTGGGTCGGCTGCGCCGGGGCGCTGGAGGACCGCGCAAAGAAGACGACCCGGGCGGTGGCGACGCTGCTGCATCAGGCCGGTGTGAATTTCGCCATTCTCGGTGAGGGTGAGACCTGCACCGGTGATCCGGCTCGGCGGATCGGCAACGAGTTCTTGTTCCAGATGTTCGCCGAGCAGAATGTGGAGACCCTCAACGAGGCGTTCGGCGATCGGTCACGGCCTAATCGGAAAATTGTGGCAACTTGCCCGCACTGCTTCAACACGCTCGGTAACGAGTACTCACAGTTCGGCGGCGAGTATGAAGTGATTCATCACACACAATTGCTCTCCCAATTGGTCGGTGACGGTCGGTTGACCCCGATTCGTTCCGTGGCTGGCGGCCTGACCTGGCACGACCCCTGCTACCTGGGGCGGCACAACCAGGTGTACGAACCACCGCGTGAGCTGCTCGGCGACGCGCTGGTGGAGATGCCGCGCAACTCGGAACGCTCCTTCTGCTGCGGCGCTGGTGGCGCCCGGATGTGGATGGAGGAACGGATCGGTAAGCGCATCAACACCGACCGGGCCGAAGAGGCGATCGCCACCGGGGCCGGGACGGTCGCGGTGGGCTGCCCGTTCTGTTACACCATGTTGGGCGATGGCGTAGCTGGTGCGCAGGCAGGCCAGGAATCGCAGGTAGAGGTGGTCGACGTCGCCACGGTGCTGCTTCGCGCCAATGCAGATTCGGCCACCTAG
- a CDS encoding cell division protein CrgA → MPKSTIRKKKVYTPPAEVRPASDATRRKPSPPWLPVSAVCMIVFGIAWLVVFYITTGDYPVAAWGYWNLVIGFGAMVSSLAVLSRWR, encoded by the coding sequence GTGCCGAAGTCAACGATCCGTAAGAAGAAGGTCTACACGCCGCCGGCGGAGGTGCGGCCAGCTTCTGACGCTACCCGCCGGAAGCCCAGTCCGCCGTGGCTGCCGGTCAGTGCGGTCTGCATGATCGTCTTCGGCATCGCCTGGTTGGTGGTCTTCTACATCACCACCGGAGACTATCCCGTCGCAGCCTGGGGTTACTGGAACCTAGTCATCGGGTTCGGGGCGATGGTCAGCTCGCTGGCGGTCCTGTCCCGCTGGCGCTGA
- a CDS encoding DUF881 domain-containing protein encodes MSEYSPGPASWRNVYGHLRQALRRRPARRPGWAVGVPVIALAAGLLFTTSATSASDVPLREDRQLQLADLIEERANRVAAAEAEVAPLEAEVAALTEALAGADAPVLAEQDRAAEHREAAGFSALRGPGLTVHLDDALRPDGVRPPGAEPDDLLVHQEDVQAVVNALWAGGAEAMTIMGERVIATSAVLCVGPVLLLHGRPYSPPYEITAIGDPAAMSDALAGSSGVQVFWEAADAYGLGYRESVEEDVSVPAYEGTSTLRSGQVPR; translated from the coding sequence GTGAGCGAGTACTCGCCGGGTCCGGCCAGCTGGCGAAACGTGTACGGACACCTGCGGCAGGCGCTGCGTCGCCGCCCCGCCCGGCGACCGGGTTGGGCGGTGGGGGTTCCCGTGATCGCTCTCGCCGCCGGGCTGCTGTTCACGACCTCCGCCACCTCGGCCAGCGACGTTCCGCTGCGGGAGGACCGGCAGTTGCAGCTCGCCGACTTGATCGAGGAGCGCGCGAACCGGGTGGCCGCCGCCGAGGCCGAGGTGGCACCGCTCGAGGCCGAGGTCGCGGCGCTCACCGAGGCGTTGGCGGGGGCGGACGCCCCGGTGTTGGCGGAGCAGGACCGGGCGGCTGAGCACCGGGAGGCCGCCGGCTTCTCGGCGTTGCGGGGGCCGGGTCTGACCGTCCACCTCGATGACGCGCTTCGCCCCGACGGGGTCCGTCCGCCTGGTGCTGAGCCTGACGACCTGCTGGTGCATCAGGAGGACGTGCAGGCGGTGGTGAACGCATTGTGGGCCGGCGGCGCCGAAGCCATGACCATCATGGGCGAGCGGGTGATCGCGACCAGCGCGGTGTTGTGCGTCGGGCCGGTATTGTTGCTGCACGGCCGACCTTACTCGCCGCCGTACGAGATTACGGCGATCGGGGATCCGGCGGCGATGAGCGACGCGTTGGCGGGTTCATCAGGTGTTCAAGTGTTTTGGGAGGCGGCCGACGCGTACGGGCTTGGCTATCGGGAGTCGGTGGAGGAGGATGTCAGCGTGCCGGCGTACGAGGGGACCAGCACGTTACGGTCGGGGCAGGTGCCGCGGTGA
- a CDS encoding class E sortase, producing the protein MRDDSFPPEGQADEQPGARVGQAGQQAEPWGQQPVPSQQPAPPRPPTLNPPAPNFSAPPPTPRPAQPQQPAPAPAPATGQNWDPWADSTDPAPVSPAVEATTVLPRLRDADQTAVIDAGRVDADQTAVISAVGARTRHREPARTGPPPAAETSLLGIVPPAPPPDPDDDAPKPEPKAGEQVIPLRALQTDTGGYRSVYSALTRTTFGTVVRTTVRGFGELLITVGVIVLLLAAYEVWGKAAVVASHQDELDRQLEEMWAEPVAPTPSPDDEEPEATPEPLGPPPGHAIARLYVPKLGKHWVVVEGVELDDIRYAPGRYPSGAMPGEVGNFAIAGHRNPATFWDLDKVYEGDAIVVETQGNWYTYRVTQNHIVAPSAVEVVAPVPGQPGVEPSQAMLTLTTCHPKWDNYERLIVHAELVDHQPQSEGRPSVLGGLGG; encoded by the coding sequence GTGCGTGACGACTCGTTCCCCCCGGAAGGGCAGGCGGACGAGCAGCCGGGGGCCCGAGTCGGGCAGGCCGGGCAGCAGGCTGAGCCGTGGGGGCAGCAGCCCGTACCTTCGCAGCAGCCCGCTCCGCCTCGGCCGCCCACGTTGAACCCGCCGGCGCCGAATTTCTCGGCGCCGCCGCCGACGCCACGGCCGGCGCAGCCACAGCAGCCGGCGCCAGCGCCCGCGCCGGCCACCGGCCAAAACTGGGACCCGTGGGCGGACAGCACCGACCCCGCTCCGGTCAGCCCGGCGGTGGAGGCGACGACCGTGCTGCCGCGGCTGCGGGACGCCGACCAGACCGCGGTGATCGACGCCGGGCGGGTCGACGCCGACCAGACCGCCGTCATCTCCGCGGTGGGGGCCCGGACTCGCCACCGGGAACCAGCCCGCACCGGGCCGCCGCCGGCGGCGGAGACCAGTCTGCTGGGTATCGTCCCGCCCGCCCCGCCGCCGGACCCCGACGACGACGCGCCGAAGCCGGAGCCGAAGGCCGGCGAGCAGGTGATCCCGTTGCGGGCACTGCAGACCGACACCGGCGGGTACCGCAGCGTCTACTCCGCGCTGACCCGTACCACCTTCGGCACGGTGGTGCGCACCACCGTCCGCGGCTTCGGCGAGTTGCTGATCACCGTCGGGGTGATCGTGCTGCTGCTGGCCGCGTACGAGGTCTGGGGTAAGGCCGCGGTGGTCGCCTCCCACCAGGATGAGCTGGACCGGCAGCTCGAGGAGATGTGGGCCGAACCAGTAGCGCCGACCCCGAGCCCGGACGACGAGGAGCCGGAAGCGACCCCGGAGCCGCTGGGGCCACCGCCCGGCCACGCGATCGCCCGGCTGTACGTGCCGAAGCTCGGCAAACACTGGGTCGTTGTGGAGGGTGTGGAGCTCGACGACATCCGGTACGCACCGGGGCGCTACCCGAGCGGCGCGATGCCCGGCGAGGTGGGCAACTTCGCCATCGCTGGTCACCGTAATCCGGCCACCTTCTGGGACCTCGACAAGGTGTACGAGGGCGACGCGATCGTGGTGGAGACCCAGGGCAACTGGTACACATACCGGGTCACCCAGAACCACATCGTCGCACCGAGCGCGGTGGAGGTGGTGGCACCGGTGCCGGGCCAGCCGGGGGTGGAGCCGTCGCAGGCGATGCTGACCCTGACCACCTGCCACCCGAAGTGGGACAACTACGAACGGCTGATCGTCCACGCGGAGCTGGTCGACCACCAGCCCCAGTCGGAAGGGCGCCCATCGGTGCTCGGCGGGCTGGGCGGCTAG
- a CDS encoding aminodeoxychorismate/anthranilate synthase component II: MRILVVDNYDSFVYNLVQYLEQLGAECLVRRHDEITVSEAAALAGDGLLLSPGPGGPAQAGICLPLVDELAGRVPILGVCLGHQVIGAAYGATIDQAPELLHGQTSLVSHHGEGVFAELPDPFEATRYHSLAIVESTLPPELAVTARSEHGVIMGVRHRRLPIEGVQFHPESVLSQAGHLLLANWLAECGLPAARTLAPALGAELDLRRQTAFAGLR; the protein is encoded by the coding sequence GTGCGCATTCTCGTCGTCGACAACTACGACTCGTTCGTCTACAACCTGGTCCAGTACCTGGAGCAGTTGGGCGCCGAGTGCCTGGTGCGCCGCCACGACGAGATCACGGTGTCGGAAGCGGCGGCGCTCGCGGGCGATGGGTTGCTGCTGTCACCCGGGCCGGGCGGTCCGGCCCAGGCGGGCATCTGCCTGCCGCTCGTCGACGAGCTGGCCGGGCGGGTGCCGATCCTCGGGGTCTGCCTCGGTCATCAGGTCATCGGCGCCGCGTACGGTGCCACCATCGACCAGGCGCCGGAGCTGCTGCACGGACAGACGTCGCTGGTGAGCCATCACGGTGAGGGGGTGTTCGCGGAGCTCCCGGACCCGTTCGAGGCGACCCGCTACCACTCGCTGGCGATCGTCGAGTCGACGCTGCCGCCGGAGCTCGCCGTCACCGCCCGCAGCGAGCACGGCGTAATCATGGGCGTGCGGCATCGCCGGCTCCCGATCGAGGGGGTGCAGTTCCACCCGGAGTCGGTGCTGAGCCAGGCGGGGCATCTGCTGCTCGCGAACTGGCTAGCGGAGTGCGGCCTGCCCGCGGCGCGTACCCTCGCCCCGGCGCTCGGCGCCGAACTCGACCTCCGCCGGCAAACCGCCTTCGCCGGCCTCCGCTAG